The Celeribacter marinus genome window below encodes:
- a CDS encoding DUF3489 domain-containing protein, which produces MTTAASPRQTKLQTIIYMLRRDEGATIAEIAAATQWRAHTVRGAMSGALKKRHGLKITSQLDAIRGRIYRLPDTKVMFKTTRAAHYTYANGLLVLGRTETLNV; this is translated from the coding sequence ATGACGACCGCTGCAAGCCCCCGACAAACCAAGCTACAGACAATTATCTATATGCTGCGCAGAGACGAAGGTGCCACAATTGCCGAGATTGCCGCAGCTACCCAATGGCGAGCACACACCGTTCGCGGTGCAATGTCAGGTGCGCTTAAAAAACGGCATGGCCTCAAGATCACATCACAACTCGATGCGATCCGCGGCCGCATCTACAGGCTGCCTGACACTAAGGTAATGTTCAAAACCACAAGGGCTGCCCACTACACCTATGCCAATGGCCTGCTCGTCCTCGGCCGTACCGAAACACTTAATGTGTGA
- a CDS encoding phage terminase large subunit family protein — protein sequence MGSAILKRTVARALAVLKPPPDLTISDWADQNRRLSSEASAEPGQWRTSRAEYQRGIMDAISDPTAETVVIMSGSQIGKSESILNMVGFHIDHDPAPIMVVMPTERDAETWSKDRFSPMARDTPCLQDKIANPKSRDGNNKILHKRFPGGHLTIVGANAPSGLASRPIRLLLCDEVDRYPFSAGAEGDPVNLARKRTVTFWNRKIVLVSTPTNKGASRIETAFEESDQRRFWVPCPDCGYDQILIWPQVKWDKGEDGGHKPDTARYHCVDCDAAWRDEVRWAAVSKGHWVAEQPFAGTAGFHLNELYSPWVRLAAMVKTYLSARAGGDDMMKTFINTSLGETWMESGEAPDWQRLQGQKEEWTPGTVPADGLFLTAGADVQKDRIEVDVWAWGRGLQSWLIDHVVIEGGPGASACWQKLSELLGQTWQHASGQHLSIAKLAIDTGYETSAVYGWARQMGFGQVAPVKGLEGFNRASPVTGPTFVDATIGGKRLRRGARLWSVATSTFKAETYRFLRQDRPTPEEITAGSSFPAGTVHLPNWADSEWLKQLTAEQLVTVKNKRGFAKLEWQKLRERNEALDCRVYARAAAWIAGADRWSEARWAELERQLAVETSGPAVEANAKPTLRPSARRRTMRSSYMG from the coding sequence ATGGGCTCAGCGATCCTGAAACGGACGGTGGCAAGGGCACTAGCGGTTCTGAAACCACCGCCGGACCTGACGATCAGCGATTGGGCGGACCAGAACCGGCGGCTGAGTTCTGAAGCCAGCGCCGAGCCTGGCCAATGGCGAACAAGCCGCGCCGAATACCAGCGCGGGATTATGGACGCGATCTCGGATCCCACAGCGGAAACTGTTGTGATCATGTCGGGCAGTCAAATTGGTAAGTCGGAATCTATACTCAATATGGTTGGGTTTCACATAGACCATGACCCGGCACCGATCATGGTGGTGATGCCGACAGAGCGGGACGCTGAAACCTGGTCGAAGGACCGCTTCTCACCAATGGCGCGAGATACGCCTTGTTTACAGGACAAGATTGCCAACCCCAAATCACGGGATGGGAACAACAAGATCCTGCACAAACGGTTTCCGGGTGGCCACCTAACCATTGTGGGTGCCAACGCACCTTCTGGTCTGGCAAGTCGTCCGATCCGGTTGCTGCTTTGTGATGAGGTCGATCGCTACCCGTTCAGCGCGGGGGCCGAGGGCGATCCGGTCAACCTTGCAAGAAAGCGCACCGTGACGTTCTGGAACCGCAAGATCGTGCTGGTCTCAACGCCGACGAACAAGGGCGCGAGCCGGATCGAGACGGCGTTTGAGGAAAGTGATCAGCGCCGTTTCTGGGTGCCATGTCCCGACTGTGGGTATGATCAAATCCTGATCTGGCCACAGGTCAAATGGGACAAGGGCGAGGATGGCGGCCACAAGCCGGACACTGCACGGTATCACTGCGTTGACTGCGATGCAGCTTGGCGCGACGAGGTCCGCTGGGCGGCAGTGTCAAAGGGGCACTGGGTTGCTGAGCAGCCCTTTGCGGGCACAGCCGGGTTCCATCTGAACGAGCTTTATTCGCCTTGGGTTCGATTGGCTGCGATGGTCAAAACCTACCTGTCGGCGCGGGCTGGCGGTGATGATATGATGAAGACCTTCATCAACACATCGCTGGGTGAGACCTGGATGGAAAGTGGTGAGGCACCCGACTGGCAACGCCTGCAGGGGCAGAAGGAAGAGTGGACACCCGGCACTGTGCCGGCCGATGGGTTGTTTCTGACAGCAGGCGCGGATGTTCAAAAGGACCGGATTGAGGTTGATGTCTGGGCCTGGGGTAGGGGGCTGCAAAGTTGGCTCATCGATCATGTTGTTATTGAGGGTGGTCCCGGAGCTTCGGCATGCTGGCAGAAACTCTCCGAGCTTTTGGGGCAGACTTGGCAACACGCCAGCGGCCAGCACCTGAGCATTGCAAAACTGGCGATCGATACAGGCTATGAGACCAGCGCGGTCTACGGCTGGGCGCGGCAGATGGGGTTTGGACAGGTCGCACCGGTCAAGGGACTTGAGGGGTTCAACCGCGCAAGCCCGGTGACGGGACCAACCTTTGTGGATGCCACGATTGGCGGCAAGCGGCTGCGGCGCGGTGCGCGGCTCTGGTCGGTGGCAACCTCGACCTTCAAAGCGGAAACCTATCGTTTCCTGCGCCAGGATCGGCCGACGCCAGAGGAAATCACCGCGGGATCTTCGTTTCCAGCGGGAACAGTGCATCTGCCAAATTGGGCCGACAGTGAATGGCTCAAGCAGCTGACGGCTGAGCAGCTGGTCACCGTTAAGAACAAGCGCGGATTTGCAAAGCTCGAATGGCAAAAGCTGCGTGAGCGCAATGAGGCGCTGGATTGCCGGGTATATGCGCGCGCAGCTGCTTGGATTGCCGGTGCGGACCGCTGGTCGGAGGCGCGGTGGGCCGAGTTGGAGCGACAGCTCGCGGTCGAAACTAGCGGGCCAGCGGTAGAGGCAAACGCAAAACCAACGCTGCGGCCATCTGCAAGAAGGCGGACGATGCGGTCGAGTTATATGGGGTGA
- a CDS encoding phage head-tail joining protein: MATISELRTRREALAVQRSSGVARVSYDGKTVDYRSAAEIDRAIEALDREIAKLEGRRIVRQVRILTSKGL; the protein is encoded by the coding sequence ATGGCCACAATTTCTGAACTCCGCACCCGCCGGGAGGCGCTCGCAGTCCAACGTTCCTCCGGCGTCGCCCGCGTTAGCTATGACGGCAAGACTGTGGATTACCGCAGCGCGGCTGAAATCGACCGCGCCATAGAGGCGCTGGATCGCGAAATCGCCAAACTCGAAGGACGGCGGATCGTAAGGCAGGTGCGCATTCTCACATCTAAAGGGCTCTAA
- a CDS encoding phage portal protein, producing MGLLDTFRRPKPGGPKAMRARLEGAMSKRRLRGWNPPLENINALVASGGPKLLARSRELVVTNGYAANACEAFASNMVGDGIKPSSLIEDAALRDEVQRLWLAWTDEADADGLTDFYGLQAMVAREMFVAGECFVRMRPRRAEDGLLVPLQLQLLQSEMLPFEKTETAPNGNRIRCGIEFDLIGRRVAYHFRRRHPGDSTDHRVAIPETMRVPAEDVLHIYRPIDAGQIRGLPHIAPAMVRLFLLDQYDDAELDRKKTAAMFAGFITKTAPEDPIIGEGEADLDGAAMASLEPGTMQVLLPGEDVRFSSPADVGGGYEAFQYRTLLAVSASLGLPYHLVTGDVRQANYSSLRAELVEFRRRVQQLQHGVIAHQLCRPIWRRWLETAQLAGRLDLSDPAAARVVQWIPPRWDWVDPLKDIQAQVLAMEAGITSRRKVVEATGYDVEEVDRENAADAARTKQFGLVYRTSPGETQGARATPSQTPEPDDKGDEYAAQSKQE from the coding sequence ATGGGGTTACTGGACACGTTCCGTCGCCCCAAGCCGGGCGGCCCCAAAGCGATGCGTGCGCGTCTTGAAGGGGCGATGTCAAAACGCCGGCTGCGGGGCTGGAACCCACCGCTTGAAAACATCAATGCGTTGGTGGCATCGGGTGGGCCAAAGTTGCTGGCCCGCTCGCGTGAACTGGTGGTGACGAACGGCTATGCGGCGAATGCCTGCGAGGCCTTTGCATCCAACATGGTGGGGGATGGAATTAAGCCGTCCTCACTGATTGAGGATGCAGCATTACGTGATGAGGTCCAGCGGCTCTGGCTTGCTTGGACCGATGAGGCGGATGCCGACGGGCTGACGGATTTTTATGGTCTGCAGGCGATGGTTGCGCGCGAAATGTTTGTTGCGGGTGAATGCTTCGTGCGGATGCGGCCCCGCCGGGCCGAGGACGGCTTGTTGGTGCCGCTGCAGTTGCAGCTACTACAATCGGAAATGCTGCCATTCGAGAAGACCGAGACGGCCCCGAACGGGAACCGCATCCGCTGCGGGATCGAGTTTGACCTAATCGGTAGGCGGGTGGCTTATCATTTCCGCAGGCGTCATCCTGGCGACAGCACGGATCACCGCGTCGCGATACCAGAAACCATGCGCGTGCCAGCCGAAGATGTGCTACACATCTACCGCCCCATTGATGCGGGTCAGATCCGTGGCTTGCCGCATATTGCGCCAGCGATGGTGCGGTTGTTCCTGCTTGATCAGTATGATGACGCCGAACTAGATCGCAAAAAGACAGCAGCAATGTTTGCCGGCTTCATCACCAAGACAGCGCCGGAAGATCCGATAATAGGCGAGGGCGAGGCGGATCTTGATGGCGCAGCTATGGCCAGCCTTGAGCCCGGCACCATGCAGGTTCTGCTGCCGGGCGAGGATGTGAGGTTCTCAAGCCCAGCTGATGTCGGCGGCGGCTATGAGGCGTTTCAATATCGCACGCTGCTTGCGGTTTCTGCCTCGCTGGGGCTGCCCTATCACCTTGTTACTGGCGATGTGCGCCAGGCCAATTATTCGAGCCTGCGGGCCGAACTTGTCGAATTCCGCCGCCGCGTGCAGCAATTGCAGCACGGGGTGATTGCGCATCAGCTCTGCCGACCCATCTGGCGTCGCTGGCTTGAAACCGCACAACTGGCGGGTCGGCTGGATCTGTCTGATCCCGCGGCTGCGCGCGTAGTGCAGTGGATCCCACCACGGTGGGATTGGGTTGATCCCTTGAAAGACATTCAGGCGCAGGTGCTGGCGATGGAGGCGGGCATCACCTCAAGACGCAAGGTGGTCGAGGCCACGGGCTATGATGTCGAGGAGGTCGACCGTGAAAACGCGGCCGATGCTGCGCGGACAAAGCAGTTTGGGCTCGTGTACCGCACCAGCCCAGGCGAGACGCAAGGTGCGCGGGCAACACCGAGCCAGACGCCGGAACCAGATGACAAAGGCGACGAGTACGCCGCTCAATCCAAACAGGAGTGA
- a CDS encoding head maturation protease, ClpP-related: protein MNSWYTIRARATGAEVLIYDEIGAYGVSAKGFLAELGALPDDAPIDLRLNSPGGSVFDAVAIYNALSRHAGTITVWIDGIAASAASYISMAGDEIVMPENAFLMIHDPSGVVMGTAADMRDMAGTLDKIAASMTRGYAAKSGKPEAEIAALLSAETWFDAKDALEAGLATRMAEPVRIAASFDIGRFRNVPPELVEAVEAIAPDPATTAREIVGDDKGVAGNDAAPIASDPATKVPAGNVDPVATTADPTCTSVRDEGLQAGNAQSRAAENCAAAANAPPDAPLDAGAIRAEAMSHARAVIDLCRLAGQPQMAGRFLEEDVGLDEVRHRLLAVKADATPDITAAHAQPGRAANTQSWGDVIARTFRQKG from the coding sequence ATGAACAGTTGGTACACGATCCGTGCCCGGGCAACGGGCGCGGAAGTGCTGATCTATGACGAAATCGGCGCTTATGGCGTTTCTGCCAAAGGGTTTCTGGCCGAGCTGGGGGCGTTGCCGGATGATGCACCGATCGATCTGCGGCTGAACAGCCCCGGTGGTTCGGTCTTCGATGCGGTGGCGATCTATAATGCGCTGAGCCGTCATGCAGGCACAATTACCGTCTGGATCGATGGTATCGCGGCCTCCGCTGCGAGCTACATTTCCATGGCGGGCGACGAGATCGTCATGCCAGAAAACGCTTTTCTGATGATCCATGACCCGTCTGGCGTTGTCATGGGCACGGCCGCAGACATGCGCGACATGGCCGGCACGTTGGACAAGATCGCAGCCAGCATGACGCGGGGATACGCGGCCAAATCCGGCAAGCCGGAGGCTGAAATAGCGGCATTGCTGTCGGCGGAGACATGGTTTGACGCAAAAGATGCGTTGGAGGCGGGGCTGGCCACGCGCATGGCAGAGCCGGTGCGGATTGCCGCCAGCTTTGATATCGGGCGGTTCCGTAACGTCCCGCCTGAACTGGTTGAGGCAGTTGAGGCCATCGCGCCTGACCCCGCAACCACAGCCAGGGAAATCGTTGGAGACGATAAAGGTGTGGCAGGCAATGACGCTGCGCCAATCGCTTCTGATCCCGCGACCAAGGTTCCCGCCGGGAACGTTGATCCGGTGGCAACAACCGCCGATCCTACGTGTACAAGTGTGCGGGACGAGGGTCTTCAAGCCGGAAACGCCCAATCGCGTGCGGCAGAGAACTGCGCTGCAGCCGCCAACGCACCACCCGACGCACCACTCGACGCTGGGGCGATCCGCGCTGAGGCGATGTCTCATGCCCGCGCTGTGATCGATCTTTGCCGCCTTGCGGGCCAGCCGCAGATGGCAGGTCGTTTCCTAGAGGAAGACGTGGGGCTCGACGAGGTCCGCCATCGACTTCTGGCAGTCAAGGCCGACGCCACCCCTGACATCACCGCCGCCCATGCCCAACCCGGGCGCGCGGCCAACACCCAATCCTGGGGCGATGTGATCGCCCGTACATTCCGCCAGAAAGGATAA
- a CDS encoding head decoration protein, with translation MTMLTEGKHTGGFLVWEVLRDYTRETVTLASGAGKLAPGTVLGRITTGGKYTSFAPSASNGSQNASGILWDSVDASATDASAVILFRGPAIVNRQDLVWPDGATEAQITTATTALASIGIILR, from the coding sequence ATGACCATGCTCACAGAAGGAAAACACACAGGCGGCTTTCTCGTCTGGGAAGTGCTGCGTGATTACACCCGCGAAACCGTCACCCTCGCATCTGGCGCAGGCAAGCTTGCGCCGGGCACGGTGCTTGGAAGAATTACCACCGGCGGAAAATACACAAGCTTTGCACCTAGCGCGTCCAACGGCAGTCAGAACGCTTCTGGCATCCTGTGGGACTCTGTGGATGCGAGCGCAACTGATGCGTCCGCAGTTATACTTTTCCGGGGTCCTGCCATCGTCAATCGTCAAGACCTTGTTTGGCCCGATGGTGCAACCGAGGCCCAGATTACTACCGCCACCACGGCACTCGCCTCAATTGGCATTATTCTGCGCTAA
- a CDS encoding major capsid protein yields the protein MATMDIFEGDAFSVIELTRALENIPFKPATLSGSDLFAERGVRTRTVVIESRDGTLSLIPFSERGGGYDQQMPESRQVRAFVCRQFKKQDVLWASEIQGIREFGSESVTQQAQAEIARRMRRLRTDAEATFEYHLLNGIQGLVKDPRDGSVVINFANEFGITPVAEIDFDLDNQSPASGALRKRCQALIESVEDSLGELAVGPVQLRAECGSAFFADLVAHKEIRETYLNTAAANELRGRAVDEFTFGGITFRRYGGTATIGVPTDKAFFYPQGIEGLFEIYFAPADTFETVNTIGLPLYARMIPDRERDEWVRLEIESNPLPICTRPQVLRSAKRT from the coding sequence ATGGCCACCATGGATATCTTTGAAGGCGATGCCTTCTCCGTCATAGAACTCACCCGCGCCCTCGAAAACATTCCATTCAAGCCTGCCACTCTTTCTGGCTCCGATTTGTTCGCAGAACGCGGCGTACGCACCCGTACGGTCGTGATTGAAAGTCGTGATGGCACTTTGTCGCTCATCCCGTTTTCGGAACGGGGCGGAGGCTATGATCAGCAGATGCCGGAAAGCCGGCAGGTGCGGGCCTTCGTGTGTCGTCAGTTCAAAAAACAAGATGTACTTTGGGCATCCGAGATCCAAGGTATTCGTGAGTTTGGCTCTGAGAGCGTGACCCAGCAGGCCCAAGCCGAGATTGCACGCCGTATGCGACGCCTGCGCACTGATGCAGAGGCAACGTTTGAGTATCATCTTCTCAACGGCATTCAGGGCTTGGTTAAAGATCCTCGTGATGGCTCGGTGGTAATCAATTTCGCGAATGAATTTGGGATCACGCCTGTGGCGGAGATCGATTTTGATCTCGACAATCAGTCGCCAGCTTCTGGGGCGCTGCGCAAACGTTGCCAAGCTTTAATTGAAAGTGTTGAGGATAGCTTGGGCGAGCTTGCGGTCGGGCCTGTGCAACTGCGGGCGGAGTGTGGCTCGGCGTTCTTTGCGGATCTCGTGGCGCATAAGGAGATCCGCGAGACCTATCTCAACACGGCTGCTGCGAATGAGTTGCGGGGCAGGGCGGTTGATGAGTTTACCTTTGGCGGCATCACCTTCCGCCGTTATGGTGGCACCGCGACCATTGGGGTGCCAACTGATAAAGCGTTTTTCTATCCACAGGGGATTGAAGGCCTGTTCGAGATCTACTTCGCACCGGCTGACACCTTTGAGACAGTCAATACGATCGGCTTGCCGCTTTATGCCCGTATGATTCCGGATCGGGAGCGGGATGAGTGGGTGCGTCTGGAGATCGAGAGCAATCCACTCCCGATTTGCACCCGGCCACAGGTGCTGCGCTCGGCCAAGCGCACCTGA
- a CDS encoding head-tail joining protein: MTAFADALGVLFRDANLSVEIWHRDVEGQFTCVRGILRRPDELTDFGAARLLSDTTRIDVRVADIPAPLPQEQILIGEETFLIQGEPQRDRERLVWTIELTPA; the protein is encoded by the coding sequence ATGACAGCCTTCGCTGATGCGCTTGGTGTTTTGTTTAGGGATGCCAATCTCTCGGTTGAAATTTGGCACCGTGATGTTGAGGGGCAATTCACCTGTGTTCGTGGCATCCTGCGGCGGCCGGATGAACTCACTGACTTTGGTGCGGCTCGGCTTCTCTCAGATACCACCCGGATCGATGTCCGGGTGGCGGATATTCCAGCCCCTCTGCCGCAGGAACAGATCCTGATCGGCGAGGAAACCTTCCTGATCCAGGGCGAGCCGCAACGCGACCGGGAGCGGTTGGTCTGGACCATTGAGCTTACTCCAGCATGA
- a CDS encoding DUF6441 family protein, producing MKLGLDIKPDLIAVMADEVKAGEKAVSTAMRAAGTDLKTAWRGQITQAGLGRRLSNSIRSQTYPKTGESLKAAALVWSNAPQIIGAHDTGPLIRSKDGFWLAIPTPAAGKGARGKALTPGEWERRRGLRLRFVYRRSGPSLLVADGRLNNRGLGVASRSKSGRGRSTVPIFLLVPQVKLVKRLNLARDADRVQAAVPGLIVANWLERFSV from the coding sequence ATGAAACTTGGCCTTGATATCAAACCCGACCTCATTGCCGTGATGGCAGACGAGGTGAAAGCCGGGGAAAAGGCTGTCAGCACTGCGATGCGTGCAGCGGGCACGGACCTTAAAACCGCATGGCGCGGGCAGATCACTCAAGCTGGCCTCGGTCGGCGATTGTCGAATTCGATCCGGAGCCAAACCTATCCGAAAACCGGGGAAAGTTTGAAGGCCGCAGCTCTGGTCTGGTCGAATGCACCCCAAATCATCGGGGCCCACGACACCGGACCATTGATCCGCTCAAAGGACGGGTTCTGGCTTGCTATCCCAACGCCGGCAGCCGGTAAGGGCGCGCGCGGCAAGGCGCTGACCCCAGGCGAATGGGAGCGGCGGCGGGGTCTGCGGTTGCGGTTTGTCTACCGGCGGAGCGGTCCAAGCTTGCTGGTGGCAGATGGCCGGCTCAACAATCGCGGACTGGGCGTGGCGTCTCGCTCAAAATCGGGTCGTGGACGCAGTACTGTGCCGATCTTTCTTTTGGTGCCGCAGGTGAAACTAGTGAAAAGGCTCAATCTGGCGCGGGATGCTGATCGGGTGCAGGCAGCGGTACCTGGACTGATCGTGGCGAATTGGCTCGAAAGGTTTAGCGTTTAG
- the acpP gene encoding acyl carrier protein, producing the protein MNTSGVTVREIVAQKFDLNVNELSHETSFIQDLGANSLDKIELVMRLEEAFGLEIKDAESEEIITVGDAEAFVQRALSAKR; encoded by the coding sequence ATGAATACATCTGGAGTAACCGTTCGCGAAATTGTGGCGCAAAAATTTGATCTCAACGTGAATGAACTCTCCCATGAGACGTCTTTCATTCAAGATCTCGGCGCGAACAGCCTTGATAAAATTGAGCTGGTCATGCGTTTAGAGGAAGCGTTTGGTCTTGAAATTAAAGATGCAGAGTCTGAGGAAATCATAACCGTTGGTGACGCAGAGGCATTTGTTCAAAGAGCCTTGAGCGCTAAACGCTAA
- a CDS encoding bactofilin family protein, giving the protein MSIFAKQNEAKKPKTLEVIDDDPSGKPSRPPLPGETPAPERDRRQKSVIQSDLVITGNLTTTGILEFCGQITGDLSADTLFVTEDGRINGKVSTKHITVSGTLTGNLVAEDATFKSKSATKADIQCERVSVEAGAMIDGHMTCRPKRSTQD; this is encoded by the coding sequence ATGTCTATTTTTGCAAAACAAAATGAAGCCAAAAAACCTAAAACACTGGAAGTTATTGACGATGACCCATCAGGTAAACCGTCAAGACCACCACTACCAGGTGAGACGCCCGCTCCTGAGCGGGACAGGCGTCAAAAGTCTGTCATTCAATCAGACCTTGTGATCACAGGTAACCTCACCACAACAGGTATTCTTGAGTTTTGCGGCCAAATCACAGGTGATCTCAGTGCCGATACACTTTTTGTAACCGAAGACGGGCGCATAAATGGCAAAGTCAGCACAAAGCACATCACAGTCAGCGGCACACTCACTGGTAACTTGGTGGCTGAGGATGCAACGTTTAAAAGCAAAAGTGCGACCAAAGCAGATATCCAATGTGAACGCGTTTCTGTTGAAGCTGGCGCCATGATTGATGGCCATATGACGTGCAGGCCGAAACGCTCCACTCAAGATTAA
- a CDS encoding phage tail tube protein, protein MARAQGARAQMAFAFETTYGTPPTGAYTKMPFASTSLGAEQPLQTSELLGYGRDPQAPIKDAVTADGNVVIPIDVEAFGFWLKAVFGAPTTTGAEAPYTHEFRSGNWALPSFSVETGMPEVPRYAMYSGCMVDSLNWQIARSGLLTATASIVAQGEEVATSTAVGTPTTIALKRFGHFNGAITRNGANIGNVVSADLTYANNLDRIETIRADGKIDGADPSIAALTGNVVVRFADQTLVTQAINGDACELAFSYMLPTGESLTVTAHAVYLPRPRIEISGPQGVQATFDWQAASDPIADRMCTVTLTNNREEY, encoded by the coding sequence ATGGCACGAGCCCAAGGGGCGCGGGCGCAGATGGCGTTTGCGTTTGAGACGACTTATGGCACGCCGCCAACAGGCGCCTACACGAAGATGCCCTTCGCCAGTACATCGCTCGGGGCCGAGCAACCCCTGCAAACTTCAGAGCTCTTGGGCTATGGCCGCGATCCGCAGGCGCCAATCAAAGATGCGGTGACAGCGGATGGCAATGTGGTGATCCCGATTGATGTTGAGGCCTTTGGCTTCTGGCTGAAGGCTGTATTTGGGGCACCCACGACCACCGGCGCGGAGGCGCCATACACGCACGAGTTCCGGTCCGGAAATTGGGCGCTTCCATCCTTCTCGGTCGAGACCGGCATGCCAGAGGTGCCGCGCTATGCGATGTATTCCGGCTGCATGGTGGACAGCCTCAATTGGCAGATAGCGCGCTCTGGTCTGCTGACCGCAACAGCCAGCATCGTGGCGCAGGGCGAGGAAGTCGCCACCAGTACCGCCGTAGGCACACCAACCACGATCGCGCTGAAACGCTTCGGCCACTTTAACGGCGCGATCACGCGCAACGGTGCCAATATAGGTAATGTCGTCTCTGCCGATCTGACCTATGCCAACAATCTAGATCGCATCGAGACGATCCGGGCCGATGGCAAGATCGATGGCGCGGACCCGTCCATTGCCGCACTCACCGGCAACGTGGTTGTCCGCTTTGCCGATCAGACGCTTGTAACGCAGGCGATCAACGGAGACGCTTGCGAGCTCGCGTTTTCTTATATGCTGCCAACGGGCGAAAGCCTCACCGTCACCGCGCATGCCGTCTATCTGCCACGTCCCCGGATCGAGATCTCAGGCCCGCAGGGTGTACAGGCCACCTTTGACTGGCAGGCGGCGAGCGATCCGATTGCAGACCGGATGTGCACTGTCACCCTAACCAACAACCGCGAGGAGTACTGA
- a CDS encoding DUF7697 family protein → MSGGAVLGWDMGAALHLGAALGLSPLITAELLPPIEAVMVRNISDEMCLEANSLD, encoded by the coding sequence ATGAGCGGTGGCGCTGTCCTTGGCTGGGATATGGGTGCGGCACTCCATCTCGGGGCGGCTCTTGGACTTTCGCCTCTGATCACAGCGGAGCTGTTGCCGCCCATTGAGGCGGTGATGGTGCGTAACATCAGTGACGAGATGTGCTTAGAGGCCAACAGCCTTGATTGA
- a CDS encoding type II toxin-antitoxin system VapC family toxin: MILVDTSAWIEWLIGSPIADRISEHLPGQDTWLVPSMVQLELAKWLTREVGEDKADQAIAFTQVCQVVPLDTEIALAAAEACRIHRLATADAVIFATAQAHGAELLTCDAHFEGLPSVLYIPKIQ, translated from the coding sequence ATGATCCTTGTTGATACCTCTGCCTGGATTGAATGGCTGATTGGTTCACCCATAGCAGACCGGATATCGGAGCATCTGCCAGGTCAGGATACCTGGTTGGTCCCGAGTATGGTGCAACTTGAGTTGGCTAAATGGCTAACGCGTGAAGTGGGAGAAGACAAAGCAGATCAGGCCATTGCCTTTACTCAGGTCTGTCAGGTTGTCCCTCTCGATACAGAGATTGCTTTGGCAGCGGCAGAGGCCTGCCGCATACATCGGCTGGCCACAGCTGACGCAGTTATTTTTGCAACAGCACAAGCACATGGTGCCGAGCTATTGACCTGTGATGCACATTTTGAAGGGCTGCCTTCCGTGCTCTATATTCCAAAAATTCAGTGA
- the flgB gene encoding flagellar basal body rod protein FlgB: protein MDGIRQHFGIHDDALALRSKRNNILASNIANAATPHFKARDVDFEATLAKAMPDGPLATTNSRHVSRGSNLNADRLQYRDPVNPSLDGNTVELAVEQMQFSENVVRYQTSLTFLNRKVSGLLSAIKGE from the coding sequence ATGGACGGTATCAGACAGCATTTTGGAATTCATGACGATGCTCTTGCACTGCGCTCAAAGCGCAATAACATATTGGCCTCGAACATTGCCAATGCGGCTACCCCACACTTCAAGGCGCGCGATGTTGACTTTGAGGCAACCCTAGCCAAAGCTATGCCTGACGGTCCACTCGCGACAACAAACTCGCGCCATGTCTCTCGCGGTTCAAACCTGAATGCGGATCGGTTGCAATATCGTGATCCAGTTAATCCATCTCTGGATGGGAACACCGTCGAGCTTGCTGTTGAGCAGATGCAGTTTTCGGAAAACGTTGTGCGATATCAAACATCGCTCACCTTCCTGAACCGTAAGGTATCAGGGCTCTTGTCTGCGATTAAGGGGGAATAA